Proteins encoded within one genomic window of Prauserella marina:
- a CDS encoding DUF998 domain-containing protein → MSAGGLSERRARWVGAFSMLACALALLALLILVRSVFAMTYLNIRFAGDVDPLSRAVSYYVFVENAAQTFDATLVAVAVATVTILAGMAQLKVRLGALAIVLFGVWCVALVLCTLFPTDNSPRVETTSGWIHQFAGASLFATLPLAGLALARSLARQAEWARVARILRGLALGSVVLALGYLVTRLPDLMMWWQFPGPLDWRAISGLIQRALFALELAMLILLAIRLLRVSLARLRAGRSQESREAEVSAP, encoded by the coding sequence GTGAGCGCAGGGGGCCTTTCCGAGAGGCGCGCCCGATGGGTCGGGGCGTTCTCGATGCTGGCCTGCGCGCTCGCGTTGCTGGCTCTGCTGATCCTCGTCAGGTCAGTGTTCGCGATGACCTATCTCAACATCCGGTTCGCGGGCGACGTCGATCCGCTGTCGAGAGCGGTCAGCTACTACGTCTTCGTCGAGAACGCCGCGCAGACCTTCGACGCCACGCTCGTCGCGGTCGCCGTCGCTACCGTCACGATCCTCGCCGGGATGGCTCAGCTCAAGGTCCGGCTCGGCGCGCTGGCCATCGTCCTGTTCGGGGTGTGGTGCGTCGCGCTCGTGCTGTGCACGCTGTTTCCCACCGACAACTCACCTCGGGTCGAGACGACGAGCGGCTGGATCCACCAGTTCGCGGGCGCTTCGCTGTTCGCGACCCTCCCGCTCGCCGGGCTCGCGCTCGCGAGAAGCCTTGCCAGGCAAGCCGAATGGGCCCGCGTGGCCCGTATCCTGCGCGGGCTCGCGCTCGGCAGCGTCGTTCTCGCGCTGGGGTATCTCGTCACCCGGCTTCCCGACCTGATGATGTGGTGGCAGTTCCCGGGCCCGCTCGACTGGCGGGCCATCTCGGGGCTGATCCAGCGTGCCCTGTTCGCGCTCGAACTCGCCATGCTGATCCTGCTGGCGATCCGGTTGCTCAGGGTTTCGCTGGCGCGACTGCGGGCGGGGAGGAGTCAGGAGAGCCGCGAGGCCGAGGTGAGCGCGCCGTGA
- a CDS encoding magnesium and cobalt transport protein CorA, giving the protein MPAIRPLGGLRGRGRANSRTASAVTPVPVPLSAYVVDCGMYIDGVRQQGERTPAEAISEVRKRGEGFVWIGLHQPDAEQIQDIADLFGLHELAVEDAVHAHQRPKLERYDDTLFMVFRTVRYVEHQSPTTANEIVESGELMAFLGTDFIITVRHGNHAGLAHLRRELDSDPERLTPGPASVLHAIADHVVDHFLEVTDKIEDDIDEMETEVFAPRTAVTSEQIYLMKREVLELRRAVSPLTTPLRRLSEGYTRLVPDEVRSYFRNVHDHVTTVAERVESFDELLTTLVDATLAKITLQQSADMRKITAWAAIIAVPTALAGIYGMNFDYMPELHSRYGYPMIVAVILLVCLLLYRIFRKNRWL; this is encoded by the coding sequence ATGCCTGCCATTCGCCCGCTCGGCGGTTTGCGCGGCCGAGGCCGCGCGAACAGCCGCACGGCCAGCGCCGTCACCCCCGTCCCCGTCCCGCTCTCGGCCTATGTCGTCGACTGCGGGATGTACATCGACGGTGTGCGGCAGCAGGGCGAACGCACGCCGGCCGAGGCCATCAGCGAGGTCAGGAAACGCGGCGAGGGTTTCGTGTGGATCGGCCTTCACCAGCCGGACGCCGAGCAGATCCAGGACATCGCCGACCTCTTCGGACTGCACGAGCTGGCGGTCGAGGACGCGGTGCACGCGCACCAGCGCCCGAAGCTCGAACGCTACGACGACACGTTGTTCATGGTGTTCCGCACGGTGCGCTACGTGGAGCACCAGTCGCCGACGACGGCCAACGAGATCGTCGAATCCGGTGAGCTGATGGCGTTTCTCGGCACGGACTTCATCATCACCGTCCGGCACGGAAACCACGCGGGCCTCGCGCATCTCCGCAGAGAACTGGACAGCGACCCCGAACGGCTCACGCCGGGCCCCGCTTCCGTGCTGCACGCCATCGCCGACCACGTCGTCGACCACTTCCTCGAAGTAACGGACAAGATCGAGGACGACATCGACGAGATGGAAACCGAGGTGTTCGCGCCGAGGACCGCGGTCACCTCGGAGCAGATCTACCTGATGAAGCGCGAGGTGCTCGAACTGCGCCGTGCGGTGTCGCCGCTGACGACACCATTGCGGCGCCTTTCCGAGGGCTACACCCGGCTGGTGCCCGACGAGGTCCGCTCCTACTTCCGCAACGTGCACGACCACGTGACGACGGTGGCCGAACGCGTCGAGTCGTTCGACGAACTGCTCACGACGCTCGTCGACGCCACGCTGGCGAAAATCACGCTCCAGCAGAGCGCCGACATGCGCAAGATCACCGCGTGGGCGGCGATCATCGCCGTTCCCACCGCGCTCGCCGGCATCTACGGCATGAACTTCGATTACATGCCAGAGCTGCATTCGCGCTACGGCTATCCGATGATCGTCGCGGTCATCCTCCTCGTCTGTTTGCTGCTGTACCGAATATTCCGGAAGAACCGCTGGCTCTGA
- a CDS encoding Fic family protein, with protein sequence MDLDALGESPVGQLVPIALPPSGMSGEATRYWAFVPDALPNEPRLGLASLDVSTRAAMAVARLDQAMAQLPNPGLLLRPIIRREAVSTSALEGTYAAYDEVLEADFLEESQMSAPQREIQNFVRAVEVAPELLKTRPISRGVLGRLQKIIVRETAGDTYEAGDLRKKQVYVGSRGGDISRARFVPPPPGQYLEDGVSSWEKWLNTNSRVPVVVRMALAHYQFETLHPFNDGNGRLGRLVAVLQLLEDGVLKMPVLNISPWLERRRDDYIDGLLAVSKTGRFDVWIEFFSTAVLEQAEEGVQTISELLEFREKTIGRLRGDNVRGSALQIVEGLIGYPVIDVPTARRLTGKTFQAANNAIGNLVEYGILREVTGKQTNRLFACVDVLNIISRGRHR encoded by the coding sequence ATGGATCTGGACGCTCTTGGGGAGTCTCCCGTCGGACAGTTGGTGCCCATTGCGTTGCCGCCGTCCGGCATGAGTGGGGAGGCCACTCGGTACTGGGCCTTCGTGCCGGATGCGCTGCCGAATGAGCCCCGGCTCGGCCTCGCGAGTCTCGATGTCTCGACGCGGGCTGCCATGGCCGTGGCTCGGCTTGACCAGGCCATGGCGCAACTGCCGAATCCCGGCCTTCTGTTGCGGCCGATCATCCGGCGGGAAGCGGTCAGTACGTCGGCGCTGGAAGGAACCTATGCGGCCTACGACGAGGTCCTCGAAGCAGACTTTCTGGAAGAGAGTCAGATGTCTGCGCCGCAGCGGGAGATTCAGAATTTCGTGCGTGCCGTCGAGGTCGCTCCTGAGTTGTTGAAAACTCGCCCGATAAGTAGAGGTGTTCTAGGTCGGCTGCAGAAGATCATCGTCAGGGAAACCGCGGGCGACACCTATGAGGCGGGTGATCTCCGCAAGAAGCAGGTCTACGTGGGTTCGAGAGGTGGTGACATCTCGCGCGCCAGGTTTGTGCCGCCGCCGCCTGGCCAGTACTTGGAGGATGGGGTCTCCTCGTGGGAAAAATGGTTGAATACGAACTCTCGTGTCCCGGTGGTCGTGCGGATGGCGCTTGCCCATTACCAGTTCGAGACGCTGCATCCTTTCAACGATGGAAATGGTCGTTTGGGGCGGCTTGTGGCAGTGCTGCAGCTGCTGGAGGATGGCGTGCTGAAGATGCCGGTGCTGAACATTTCGCCTTGGCTGGAACGTCGCCGCGACGACTATATCGATGGTTTGCTGGCGGTGTCGAAGACAGGCCGGTTCGATGTGTGGATCGAATTTTTCTCGACTGCCGTCCTGGAGCAGGCCGAAGAAGGTGTTCAGACAATTTCGGAGCTGCTTGAATTTCGGGAAAAAACGATCGGCAGGTTGAGGGGCGATAATGTTCGAGGATCTGCATTGCAGATCGTGGAAGGTTTGATCGGATATCCGGTTATCGATGTGCCGACCGCGCGTCGGCTGACCGGCAAGACCTTCCAGGCGGCCAATAACGCGATAGGCAACCTGGTGGAATACGGAATCCTTCGCGAGGTGACCGGCAAACAGACCAACCGGCTCTTCGCATGCGTCGATGTTCTGAACATCATCAGTCGCGGGCGGCACCGCTGA
- a CDS encoding ParB N-terminal domain-containing protein, with product MNSRDTGFPRADAEHDFLRARRRQVLSRLSNWLRREPDDVNIMLPFDEVIEALGWEGERRIGLRVIRLDSIVGSVNRGRDFDRRFRPTSGRVRQRWERLALASRRGEAIPPIEVYRVGELHFVADGHHRVSVAHALGLDTIEAYVTRVTTKLDAGGIRYRGDLMIKDYRRLFLERVPLAGEARAAVVVSDPWDYAELGEHIEAWGFRLMQDEGGFLDRATIAARWYESEYVPVVAMLRQADLVGTRTEAETYLWVAGERYRLIRTHRWDDEVIETLRAQR from the coding sequence GTGAACAGTCGAGACACCGGCTTTCCCAGGGCCGACGCCGAACACGATTTCCTCAGGGCGCGACGGAGGCAGGTGTTGTCGCGGCTGTCGAACTGGCTCAGGCGCGAACCCGACGACGTCAACATCATGCTGCCCTTCGACGAGGTGATCGAAGCGCTCGGCTGGGAGGGTGAGCGACGGATCGGGCTGAGGGTGATCCGGCTCGACTCCATCGTCGGCAGCGTGAACAGGGGAAGAGATTTCGACAGGCGGTTCCGGCCGACGTCGGGAAGGGTGCGGCAGCGGTGGGAGCGGCTCGCGCTGGCGAGCAGGCGAGGCGAGGCCATCCCGCCCATCGAGGTGTACCGCGTGGGTGAACTGCATTTCGTCGCCGACGGCCATCACAGGGTCTCGGTGGCGCACGCGCTCGGTCTCGACACGATCGAGGCGTACGTGACGCGGGTGACCACGAAGCTCGACGCGGGCGGCATCCGGTACCGCGGCGACCTGATGATCAAGGACTATCGCAGGCTGTTTCTCGAAAGAGTGCCGCTTGCCGGTGAGGCCCGCGCCGCCGTCGTTGTGTCGGATCCGTGGGACTACGCGGAACTCGGCGAGCACATCGAGGCGTGGGGATTCCGGCTGATGCAGGACGAGGGCGGCTTCCTCGACAGGGCGACGATCGCGGCGCGCTGGTACGAGTCGGAATACGTGCCGGTGGTGGCGATGCTGCGCCAGGCGGACCTGGTGGGCACGCGCACGGAGGCGGAAACGTACCTGTGGGTCGCCGGCGAGCGCTACCGGTTGATCAGGACGCACCGCTGGGACGACGAGGTCATCGAAACCCTGCGGGCCCAGCGCTAG
- a CDS encoding MaoC family dehydratase, with product MQFGRYFEEFDVGAVYKHWPGKTVTEYDDHLFCLLTMNHHPLHLDAHYAGETTDFGKNVVVGNYIYSLLLGMSVPDVSGKAIANLEVESLKHVKPTFHGDTIYGETEVLDKTPSTSKDDRGVVYVETRGYKQDGLIVCTFRRKVMVPKRSYGERRGGEQPGRPVPHE from the coding sequence GTGCAGTTCGGACGATACTTCGAGGAGTTCGATGTCGGCGCGGTCTACAAGCACTGGCCGGGAAAGACGGTCACCGAATACGACGACCATCTGTTCTGCCTGCTGACCATGAATCACCACCCGTTGCATCTCGACGCGCATTACGCGGGGGAGACGACGGACTTCGGCAAGAACGTGGTCGTCGGCAACTACATCTATTCGCTGCTGCTGGGAATGTCGGTTCCCGACGTATCGGGCAAGGCCATCGCCAACCTCGAAGTCGAGTCGCTGAAACACGTCAAACCGACGTTCCACGGCGACACCATCTACGGTGAGACGGAAGTGCTCGACAAGACGCCGTCGACGTCGAAGGACGATCGGGGAGTGGTCTACGTCGAGACCCGCGGTTACAAGCAGGACGGTCTCATCGTGTGCACGTTCCGGAGGAAAGTGATGGTTCCCAAGCGTTCCTACGGCGAGAGACGCGGCGGGGAACAACCAGGGCGCCCGGTGCCCCATGAGTGA
- a CDS encoding DMT family transporter, with amino-acid sequence MILVAIVCAVLGAVCSAIGAQLQHAGVRAETAESKLTLRKLGRLVRNPAWLRGFGVLFACAVLQIAALTFAPVTVVAPIVVLALPMVALLNARELDVAGWIAVAATTAAIALFVSRTAGESIEREIPARSVLAAAQYVGLGMALLCLLAAVGHGIVRCVALAMAAGAAYGLVAVLVRDVTYTVRMEGLSQLPVVSLAGLVLAFLAGSWLIQLGYASGPPDVVVGAQTMVNPAVATAIGFSVLGEASGVTGSDFLTTLVVCGAVAVTGIIVLARHHPDAIERRRLRREAPQS; translated from the coding sequence GTGATTCTCGTAGCCATCGTCTGTGCGGTTCTCGGGGCGGTCTGTAGCGCGATCGGCGCGCAGTTGCAGCACGCGGGAGTCAGGGCCGAAACGGCGGAAAGCAAGCTGACCTTGCGCAAGCTCGGCAGGCTCGTGCGCAATCCCGCGTGGTTGCGCGGTTTCGGCGTGCTGTTCGCCTGCGCCGTACTCCAGATCGCGGCGCTCACCTTCGCTCCGGTGACCGTGGTCGCCCCCATCGTGGTGCTCGCGCTGCCCATGGTCGCGTTGCTCAACGCGCGGGAACTCGACGTGGCCGGCTGGATCGCCGTCGCCGCGACCACGGCGGCCATCGCGTTGTTCGTCTCCCGCACGGCAGGGGAGTCCATCGAGAGGGAGATACCGGCCAGGTCGGTGCTCGCCGCCGCGCAGTACGTCGGGCTCGGCATGGCGTTGCTGTGCCTGCTCGCCGCCGTCGGTCACGGCATCGTGCGCTGCGTGGCGCTGGCCATGGCGGCGGGCGCGGCGTACGGGCTGGTCGCGGTGCTGGTGAGGGACGTGACCTACACGGTGAGGATGGAGGGGCTGAGCCAGCTTCCCGTGGTGTCGCTCGCCGGGCTCGTTCTCGCGTTCCTCGCGGGGTCGTGGCTGATCCAGCTCGGCTACGCGAGCGGCCCGCCCGACGTCGTCGTCGGCGCGCAGACCATGGTCAACCCCGCCGTGGCGACCGCGATCGGATTCTCGGTGCTCGGCGAGGCGTCGGGTGTCACGGGCTCTGATTTCCTGACCACGCTCGTGGTGTGCGGCGCCGTCGCCGTCACCGGGATCATCGTGCTGGCCAGGCATCATCCGGATGCCATCGAGCGCAGGAGACTACGACGCGAGGCTCCACAGTCGTGA
- a CDS encoding metallophosphoesterase family protein, which yields MPRALVVADEVEERLWTGCGPLPSVDLVLAAGDLPFDYLDHLAGSLDCPLVFVPGNHDPDLSGFTRFRGLTLRAGFPVTWPGPLGGGNADARVVDVAGIRVAGLGGSPRYRPGPNQWTQRQQARRARTLVRKALWKGLRAGSLSPRVDVLLCHAPPRGVGDRPDPAHQGFDCLHRTVRRLRPRWLLHGHIHPHGERVAEHRMGPTRVRNVVGAHIVELGPRDQEPTR from the coding sequence ATGCCGAGGGCACTTGTCGTCGCCGACGAGGTCGAGGAGCGGTTGTGGACCGGGTGCGGTCCCCTCCCCTCCGTCGACCTCGTGCTCGCGGCAGGTGATCTGCCGTTCGACTACCTCGACCATCTCGCGGGATCGCTCGACTGCCCGCTCGTGTTCGTGCCCGGCAACCACGATCCCGATCTGAGCGGCTTCACACGGTTTCGCGGACTGACGCTGCGCGCCGGATTTCCCGTCACCTGGCCGGGTCCCCTTGGCGGCGGCAACGCCGATGCTCGCGTCGTCGACGTCGCCGGCATCCGCGTCGCCGGTCTCGGTGGTTCTCCGCGCTACCGGCCTGGCCCCAATCAGTGGACGCAGCGGCAGCAGGCCCGCAGGGCTCGCACGCTCGTGCGCAAGGCGCTGTGGAAAGGCTTGCGGGCGGGCAGTCTCTCACCGAGAGTCGACGTGTTGCTGTGTCACGCACCGCCGCGAGGCGTTGGCGACCGGCCGGATCCCGCACACCAGGGATTCGACTGCCTGCACCGCACGGTGCGCAGGCTCAGGCCGAGATGGCTGCTGCACGGCCACATCCATCCGCACGGCGAGCGGGTCGCCGAGCACCGGATGGGGCCGACCAGGGTGCGCAACGTCGTGGGAGCGCACATCGTTGAGCTTGGTCCCCGCGATCAGGAACCGACACGCTGA
- a CDS encoding DUF2332 domain-containing protein, with product MSDLDTIKHRLRRFAEHDANGVSPLYEHLAAQAADDDEVASLLTAAQGEEAHPTLLLAAAHRLVQADPIHPLSRYYPSLGGFDGVDSQTWPLFREFLLERADKVRDLVGSRFTQTNEVRRAAVLYPAIAMVAKQARGKVGLLEVGCSAGLLLGLDRFSYQYQCDGGEQITAGPAKTPVGLHCALELGEGAVTPKVPKKLTVGAKVGLDRSPVDAADEDELAWLEACVWADQPDRIRLLRTAAAAQRKDVPELVEGDAVDDLARAAARVPAELPLVVFTSHLLAYFSVQRRQDFVSALARLASDRPLWWVMLDGYEVGLSHVLPGRDELAFARTAQATLGVAKWDGGTAQGQALALAGAHGQRMTWLAG from the coding sequence ATGAGTGATCTCGACACGATCAAACACCGGCTTCGCCGGTTCGCCGAACACGACGCGAACGGTGTTTCGCCGCTGTACGAGCATCTGGCCGCCCAAGCCGCCGACGACGACGAGGTCGCCTCGCTGCTGACGGCGGCGCAAGGGGAAGAGGCACATCCGACGCTGCTGCTCGCCGCGGCACACCGGCTCGTGCAGGCCGATCCCATCCACCCGTTGTCGCGGTATTACCCCTCACTCGGCGGTTTCGACGGCGTCGACAGCCAGACCTGGCCGCTGTTCCGCGAGTTTCTGCTCGAACGGGCGGACAAGGTTCGTGATCTCGTCGGGAGCCGGTTCACGCAGACCAACGAGGTCCGCAGGGCGGCCGTGCTGTACCCGGCGATCGCGATGGTCGCCAAACAGGCGCGCGGCAAGGTCGGCCTCCTCGAAGTGGGCTGTAGCGCCGGGCTTTTGCTTGGCCTGGACCGGTTCTCCTACCAGTACCAGTGCGATGGTGGTGAGCAGATCACCGCCGGACCTGCCAAGACACCCGTCGGCCTTCACTGCGCGCTGGAACTCGGCGAGGGCGCCGTAACCCCCAAGGTGCCCAAGAAACTGACCGTCGGCGCCAAGGTGGGACTCGACCGCTCGCCCGTCGACGCCGCCGACGAGGACGAACTGGCCTGGCTCGAAGCGTGTGTGTGGGCCGATCAGCCCGATCGCATCCGGTTGTTGCGTACGGCGGCAGCCGCGCAGCGCAAGGACGTGCCCGAACTGGTCGAGGGGGACGCGGTCGACGACCTGGCGAGGGCAGCGGCGCGCGTTCCCGCCGAACTGCCGCTCGTCGTCTTCACCAGTCACCTGCTCGCCTACTTCTCCGTTCAGCGTAGGCAGGACTTCGTCTCGGCGCTCGCGCGACTCGCCTCCGACCGTCCACTGTGGTGGGTCATGCTGGACGGCTACGAGGTCGGGCTCTCGCACGTCCTCCCGGGAAGGGACGAACTCGCCTTCGCGCGGACCGCGCAGGCGACCCTGGGCGTCGCCAAGTGGGATGGCGGTACGGCGCAGGGGCAGGCGCTGGCGCTCGCGGGAGCGCACGGGCAGCGGATGACCTGGCTCGCCGGGTAG